A part of Actinomycetota bacterium genomic DNA contains:
- the rplT gene encoding 50S ribosomal protein L20, giving the protein MSRTRHSVARRKRRKKILAMAKGYRGARSRTFRSAHEQVMHSLQYAYRDRRARKRDFRRLWITRINAAARLNGMSYNRFIRGLKLAEVEVNRKVLADLAVNDPASFSELVRIAREHLESETEAKEASA; this is encoded by the coding sequence ATGTCCAGAACCAGGCACTCCGTAGCCAGGAGGAAGAGAAGGAAGAAGATCTTGGCCATGGCCAAGGGCTATCGGGGGGCGCGCAGCCGCACCTTCCGCAGCGCCCACGAGCAGGTCATGCATTCCCTGCAGTACGCCTACCGAGATCGGCGGGCGAGGAAGAGGGACTTCCGCCGGCTGTGGATAACCCGCATCAACGCCGCCGCCCGGTTGAACGGCATGTCCTACAACCGCTTCATCCGGGGGTTGAAGCTGGCGGAGGTAGAGGTGAACCGCAAGGTGCTGGCGGACCTGGCGGTGAACGATCCCGCCTCCTTCTCCGAGCTGGTAAGGATAGCCAGGGAGCATCTGGAGAGCGAAACGGAGGCGAAGGAGGCGAGTGCCTGA
- a CDS encoding ATP-binding protein, whose product MQGRRMALRPLARRGGHVGRVEVRLLLTSTRFVASLFWLTIVVATMLFVLPYSERNTSPVFPWFVAMSIVVYLGHRFFPYEGYHPWAFSLLLLATDALVAMMVYLTGGSRSGLSLLYLTVIIFSSAYFDLLETLLFTAVTSAVYFAPFLYERMDLATLKEMAMSVPVYFLIALSGFFVISKAREQEREKKKLSDIIDRADRKNRELSELYAASIRFASTLNPEEIIEVLEEKAGNLVPADAMLVCLYEGGEVLRLRSSRNLRDGEAFLSHPPEANPLYVAASAVLPVTITRADEDPRFDPYMREVGFSSMICVPLFASSSVIGVLACLSRLEEAYDDDDARVLLTLASEAALALEKAGLYRTTLEDKSKIETIINSLTDALLVLDREGKVVLANPTALRLFGLWTGAPEEPIGRTLRRAEGEVEFREVGLEEALRSVLLEGRQVKNEMVLKAESAIYFQVMWLPLRDSTGGVIGAVVILHDVTDFVELDRMKSNFISMVSHELKTPLTSIKGFVRLLDAGRVGPVNEKQRRYLEIVLQQTESLTKIIEDLLDLSRIEAGIIEVRREKVDLRGVAEGVMIGLENLAREKGVEVYLEMPEGLPPVAGDPERLRQVFTNLIHNALKFTPSGGKVHMRAREMDGECLVEVEDTGIGISPQDLPRIFDKFYQVDSSSTRHQSGTGLGLSISRELITAQGGRMWAESEKGKGTTFKFTVPLWDGANPVKAETGREGTGESGS is encoded by the coding sequence GTGCAAGGAAGACGCATGGCCCTGCGGCCCCTGGCGCGGAGAGGGGGTCACGTGGGACGGGTGGAGGTCCGGCTCCTTCTGACCTCCACCCGTTTCGTGGCCTCCCTCTTTTGGTTGACCATCGTGGTGGCCACCATGCTCTTCGTCCTTCCCTATTCGGAGCGCAACACCTCGCCCGTGTTCCCCTGGTTCGTGGCCATGTCCATCGTCGTCTACCTGGGACACCGCTTCTTCCCCTACGAGGGATACCATCCCTGGGCCTTCTCCCTCCTGCTCCTGGCCACCGACGCCCTGGTGGCCATGATGGTCTACCTCACGGGAGGAAGCCGGAGCGGCCTGTCCCTGCTTTACCTGACCGTGATCATCTTCTCCTCCGCTTACTTCGACCTCCTGGAGACCCTGCTTTTCACCGCCGTAACCTCCGCCGTCTACTTCGCGCCCTTCCTCTACGAGAGGATGGATCTCGCCACCCTGAAGGAGATGGCCATGTCCGTGCCGGTGTATTTCCTCATCGCCCTCAGCGGCTTCTTCGTCATCAGCAAGGCCAGGGAGCAGGAAAGGGAAAAGAAAAAACTTTCGGACATCATCGACCGGGCGGACCGCAAGAACCGCGAACTCTCCGAGCTCTACGCGGCCTCCATCCGCTTCGCTTCCACCCTGAACCCGGAGGAGATAATCGAGGTCCTGGAGGAGAAGGCGGGCAACCTGGTCCCCGCCGACGCCATGCTGGTCTGCCTTTACGAGGGAGGGGAGGTCCTTCGGTTGCGTTCCTCCCGAAACCTCCGGGACGGCGAGGCCTTCCTCTCCCATCCCCCGGAGGCCAACCCCCTGTACGTGGCCGCCTCGGCCGTCCTTCCGGTGACCATCACCCGGGCCGACGAGGATCCCCGTTTCGACCCTTACATGAGGGAGGTGGGTTTCTCCTCCATGATCTGCGTGCCCCTTTTCGCCAGCAGCAGTGTGATCGGGGTCCTGGCCTGCCTCTCGCGGCTGGAAGAGGCCTACGACGACGACGACGCGCGGGTCCTGCTCACCCTGGCCAGCGAGGCGGCGCTGGCCCTGGAGAAGGCCGGGCTGTACAGGACCACCCTGGAGGACAAGAGCAAGATCGAGACCATCATCAACAGCCTGACCGACGCCCTCCTGGTGCTGGACCGCGAAGGGAAGGTGGTGCTGGCCAACCCCACCGCCTTGCGCCTCTTCGGGCTGTGGACTGGAGCCCCGGAGGAGCCCATAGGGAGGACCTTGAGGCGGGCGGAAGGAGAGGTCGAGTTCCGGGAGGTCGGGCTGGAGGAGGCCCTTCGCTCGGTGTTGCTCGAGGGCCGGCAGGTGAAGAACGAGATGGTCCTCAAGGCCGAGAGCGCCATATATTTCCAGGTAATGTGGCTTCCGCTCCGCGATTCAACGGGCGGTGTCATCGGGGCGGTGGTCATCCTCCACGACGTGACCGATTTCGTGGAGCTGGACCGCATGAAGTCCAACTTCATCTCCATGGTGTCCCATGAACTCAAGACGCCCCTGACCTCCATCAAGGGTTTCGTGCGCCTGCTGGATGCCGGCAGGGTGGGGCCGGTGAACGAGAAGCAGCGCCGTTACCTGGAGATAGTGCTTCAGCAGACGGAATCCCTGACCAAGATCATCGAGGACCTGCTGGACCTGTCCAGGATCGAGGCAGGGATAATCGAGGTGCGCAGGGAGAAGGTGGACCTGCGCGGGGTGGCGGAGGGAGTGATGATCGGGCTGGAGAACCTTGCCCGCGAGAAGGGAGTGGAGGTGTACCTGGAGATGCCCGAAGGGCTCCCGCCCGTCGCCGGGGACCCGGAGCGCCTGAGACAGGTCTTCACCAACCTTATCCACAACGCCCTGAAGTTCACCCCTTCCGGGGGCAAGGTTCACATGCGGGCCCGGGAGATGGACGGTGAATGCCTGGTGGAGGTGGAGGACACCGGTATCGGTATATCCCCCCAGGACCTGCCCAGGATATTTGACAAGTTCTACCAGGTGGATTCCTCGTCCACGCGTCACCAGAGCGGTACCGGGCTGGGTCTTTCCATATCCCGGGAGTTGATCACCGCCCAGGGGGGCAGGATGTGGGCGGAGAGCGAGAAGGGGAAGGGCACCACCTTCAAGTTCACCGTACCCTTATGGGATGGGGCGAATCCGGTGAAGGCGGAGACGGGACGGGAGGGGACGGGCGAATCGGGATCGTAA
- a CDS encoding HD domain-containing protein, with protein MASELTWEKAREPEDEMRKAIQPECALPDLGGVRARESASELFLARYMELVRARLSGDEGRPEELASLVEEWTRRDPGAREWMEELRAQAEVSLREEMKVLSSTEARLKVEKALLEVKCLFLEACLRGCERRLRFMAEKWRQIEDFPDTLAAVVDPLTLAREGLERLKTLLGLERAALLELDRGGHMVPVAGDTAGIAGPVELDGEAAARFLEGRGTISVGLLEECGGRKLGEGWEGGALVPLVVRKRVTGGLLLGRVMSKGPGDGGFLDLETAERFAGRLAVALENARLHEREQRKIRETLALLEIARVVGSTLDLEEILNRVVGMVVEVCPVTLCAAYLGENGVFRPRAWRGFIEEFARGRDRGDSVSLADLGEEGRRALEEGRAVTLPVGEVGNLLSGNILAEHGVEEVLLQPLRARGETVGFLALFHTGRLDEEEAWEERQLAEAVAAQASLAVENASLYADIERGYFSTVQALAKAIEVKDPYTRGHSERVTTYALMIAEAMGLDEREKQKLKYAATLHDIGKIGIAGRVLNKPGALTKEEYTHVKTHPILGDSIVEPVEFLQEPRPIILHHHERYDGKGYPDGLKGEDIPLCARILSVADAFEAMRSDRPYRKALPLEEARRELVRNAGTQFDPRVVEVFLGILDRHGGDPIPREEPPGGDGSGGRLPAVGTPEEKAGAARETGGMGR; from the coding sequence TTGGCGAGCGAACTCACCTGGGAAAAGGCGCGTGAACCTGAAGACGAGATGCGGAAGGCCATCCAGCCGGAATGCGCCCTTCCTGACCTCGGCGGGGTCCGTGCCCGGGAATCGGCATCCGAGCTCTTCCTGGCCCGGTACATGGAGCTGGTCCGGGCACGCCTGAGCGGAGATGAAGGGCGTCCGGAGGAGCTCGCCTCCCTGGTGGAAGAATGGACGAGACGGGATCCCGGGGCCCGGGAGTGGATGGAAGAGCTCCGCGCGCAGGCCGAGGTTTCACTCCGGGAGGAGATGAAGGTCCTTTCCTCCACCGAGGCGCGCCTGAAAGTGGAAAAGGCGCTCCTGGAGGTAAAGTGCCTTTTCCTGGAGGCCTGCCTCCGAGGCTGCGAGCGCAGGCTGCGGTTCATGGCGGAGAAGTGGCGGCAGATCGAAGACTTCCCGGATACCCTGGCTGCGGTGGTCGATCCCCTGACCCTGGCCAGGGAGGGGCTGGAGCGCCTGAAAACGTTGCTGGGCCTGGAGAGGGCTGCGCTACTGGAGTTGGACCGTGGAGGCCACATGGTCCCCGTGGCCGGTGATACGGCCGGTATAGCCGGCCCGGTCGAGCTGGACGGGGAGGCGGCCGCTCGCTTCCTGGAGGGGCGCGGGACGATAAGCGTCGGGCTGCTGGAGGAATGCGGGGGACGGAAGCTGGGGGAGGGATGGGAGGGAGGCGCCCTGGTTCCCCTGGTGGTGCGGAAACGGGTCACCGGGGGGCTCCTCCTAGGGCGCGTCATGTCGAAGGGGCCGGGGGACGGCGGTTTCCTGGATCTGGAAACGGCGGAAAGGTTCGCCGGGCGGCTGGCCGTGGCCCTGGAGAACGCCCGGCTGCACGAGCGCGAGCAGAGAAAGATCCGGGAGACTCTGGCCCTCCTGGAGATAGCCAGGGTGGTCGGCTCCACCCTGGACCTGGAGGAGATCCTAAACCGCGTGGTGGGGATGGTGGTGGAGGTCTGCCCGGTGACCCTGTGCGCCGCCTACCTGGGCGAGAACGGCGTTTTCCGTCCCCGGGCCTGGCGGGGGTTCATCGAGGAGTTCGCGAGGGGACGGGATAGGGGCGACAGCGTCAGCCTTGCCGACCTTGGCGAGGAAGGAAGGCGGGCCCTCGAGGAAGGAAGGGCGGTCACCCTTCCGGTCGGGGAGGTGGGGAATCTCCTCTCCGGGAACATCCTCGCCGAGCACGGGGTGGAGGAGGTACTCCTGCAGCCGCTGCGCGCGCGGGGCGAGACGGTCGGCTTTCTGGCCCTCTTTCACACCGGTCGCCTGGATGAGGAGGAGGCCTGGGAGGAAAGACAGCTGGCGGAGGCCGTGGCCGCCCAGGCCTCCCTGGCGGTGGAGAACGCCTCCCTGTACGCGGATATAGAGCGGGGTTATTTCTCCACCGTGCAGGCCCTGGCCAAGGCCATCGAGGTGAAGGACCCCTACACCCGGGGACATTCGGAGAGGGTGACCACCTACGCCCTGATGATCGCCGAGGCCATGGGTCTCGACGAGAGGGAGAAGCAGAAGCTGAAGTATGCCGCCACCCTGCATGACATCGGCAAGATAGGCATCGCCGGGAGGGTGCTCAACAAGCCGGGAGCCTTGACCAAGGAGGAATACACCCACGTGAAGACCCACCCCATCCTGGGGGACAGCATCGTGGAGCCGGTGGAATTCCTCCAGGAACCCAGGCCCATCATCCTCCACCATCACGAGCGTTATGACGGGAAGGGGTACCCGGACGGGCTGAAGGGCGAGGACATACCCCTCTGTGCCCGCATCCTCTCCGTGGCCGACGCCTTCGAGGCCATGCGCTCCGACCGTCCCTACCGCAAGGCGCTTCCCCTGGAGGAGGCCCGAAGGGAGCTGGTGCGCAACGCGGGCACCCAGTTCGATCCTCGGGTGGTGGAGGTCTTCCTGGGCATCCTGGACAGGCACGGCGGCGATCCCATCCCCAGGGAAGAGCCCCCAGGGGGGGATGGGAGCGGGGGGCGGCTGCCGGCGGTGGGGACGCCGGAGGAGAAGGCCGGTGCGGCCCGGGAAACGGGCGGCATGGGGAGGTGA
- a CDS encoding response regulator has translation MFDEILRGDSSRDQDGGRKFKVLVVDDDPNIRELIVETLNTERFHPLEARDGKEALELCERERPDIVVLDVMMPDLDGLEVCLRLRNELLTSHIPIILLTAKGMLEDKIRGMETGADDYITKPFDPLELEARINMHLRRSIRDGEASPLTGLPGNRAIEEVIEDRILKRCKFAVCYVDLDDFKAYNDRYGFVAGSEVIKMTAQCILEALDKYGEESDFVGHIGGDDFIVVTEMERAPLISQEIIRLFDSRIPCHYEDEDRERGYIVSTDRRGNVQRFPIMSISIAVVHNTYRELDHPGKVAQIAAELKKYVKTMPGSNFIFDRRRRD, from the coding sequence TTGTTCGATGAAATCCTGAGGGGCGATTCCTCCCGGGACCAGGATGGGGGGAGGAAGTTCAAGGTGCTGGTGGTGGACGACGACCCCAACATTCGCGAACTCATCGTGGAGACGCTGAACACCGAACGCTTCCACCCCCTGGAGGCGCGGGACGGGAAGGAGGCCCTCGAGCTCTGCGAGCGGGAGAGACCGGACATCGTGGTCCTGGACGTGATGATGCCCGACCTGGACGGGCTGGAGGTGTGCCTCCGCCTGCGGAACGAACTTCTCACCAGCCACATTCCCATCATCCTCCTTACCGCCAAAGGGATGCTCGAGGACAAGATCAGGGGCATGGAGACGGGCGCCGACGATTACATCACCAAGCCCTTCGATCCCCTGGAGCTGGAGGCCCGCATCAACATGCACCTCAGGAGGTCCATCCGCGACGGTGAGGCCAGCCCCCTGACCGGACTGCCCGGCAACCGGGCCATCGAGGAGGTCATCGAGGACCGTATCCTGAAGAGGTGCAAGTTTGCCGTATGTTACGTGGACCTCGACGACTTCAAGGCCTACAACGACCGTTACGGCTTCGTGGCCGGGAGCGAGGTCATCAAGATGACCGCCCAGTGCATTCTGGAGGCCCTGGACAAGTACGGGGAGGAGAGCGACTTCGTGGGCCACATAGGTGGGGACGACTTCATCGTGGTCACCGAGATGGAGAGGGCTCCCCTGATCTCCCAGGAGATAATCCGCCTCTTTGATTCCCGTATCCCCTGCCACTACGAGGATGAGGACCGGGAGAGGGGGTACATCGTGAGCACGGACCGGCGGGGTAACGTGCAGCGTTTTCCCATCATGTCCATAAGCATAGCCGTGGTGCACAACACCTACCGGGAACTGGACCACCCGGGAAAGGTGGCCCAGATCGCCGCCGAGCTTAAGAAATACGTGAAGACCATGCCGGGTAGCAACTTCATCTTCGACCGGCGCCGCCGGGACTGA
- the infC gene encoding translation initiation factor IF-3 codes for MAREGCPIEKHVRVNDGIRAREVRVVGPDGKQIGIKPLQEALRLAEEMDLDLVEVAPLADPPVCKIMDYGKYRYEQTVKMKEARKKQAVVSFKEMKMRPKIDRHDYEIKKRHIERFLKAGHKVKVTVMFRGREMTHTEKGLGLLQQLAEEVSELGTVESEPKLEGRNMQMILAPVNPARKG; via the coding sequence TTGGCGCGGGAGGGATGTCCTATAGAAAAACACGTGCGCGTGAACGACGGGATCCGGGCCAGGGAAGTCCGGGTGGTGGGACCGGACGGAAAACAGATAGGGATAAAGCCGCTGCAGGAAGCCCTGCGCCTGGCCGAGGAGATGGACCTGGACCTGGTGGAGGTGGCCCCCCTGGCGGATCCCCCGGTCTGCAAGATCATGGACTACGGGAAGTACCGCTACGAGCAGACCGTGAAGATGAAGGAGGCGCGCAAGAAGCAGGCCGTGGTCAGCTTCAAGGAGATGAAGATGCGCCCCAAGATAGACCGCCATGACTACGAGATAAAGAAGAGGCACATCGAGAGGTTCCTGAAGGCCGGCCACAAGGTGAAGGTCACGGTGATGTTCCGGGGAAGGGAGATGACCCACACCGAGAAGGGCTTGGGGCTCCTCCAGCAGCTAGCCGAGGAGGTGTCCGAGCTGGGCACCGTAGAGTCGGAGCCCAAGCTGGAGGGGAGGAACATGCAGATGATCCTGGCCCCGGTGAATCCGGCCAGGAAGGGATGA
- the ribD gene encoding bifunctional diaminohydroxyphosphoribosylaminopyrimidine deaminase/5-amino-6-(5-phosphoribosylamino)uracil reductase RibD produces MSHPGTEEDVRYMRLALSLAARGRGMTHPNPMVGAVMVRDGKVVGKGYHRGPFTPHAEVVALAEAGERAAGSTLYVTLEPCNHHGRTPPCTEAVLRAGVARVVIAAPDPNPGVKGGGAERLRSAGVEVVTGVLQKESEELNAAYVKYVTTGLPLVTLKVAATADGKVAARGGLSRWITGKAARRLVHEMRRASDAVLVGRGTVEADDPELTVRHVPLRGAHHPLRVVVDSRLSMSLDRKLARGGIPKVVVATTREHDAAKAEELRRRGVEVWVLDSSPDGGVDLLELLKALGRAEVAHLLVEGGPSLLASFMREGLADRLALFLAPRVFGDREARSWVEGLRVEDPSRGLPLRWTRQRRVGEDLLLEAEVVKPGGAEAAGGGD; encoded by the coding sequence GTGTCCCATCCAGGCACTGAGGAGGACGTAAGGTACATGCGGCTGGCCCTGTCCCTGGCAGCCCGGGGTAGGGGCATGACCCATCCCAACCCCATGGTGGGCGCGGTGATGGTCAGGGACGGCAAGGTGGTGGGCAAGGGTTACCATCGCGGCCCCTTCACCCCTCACGCAGAGGTGGTGGCCTTGGCCGAGGCGGGCGAGAGGGCCGCTGGCTCGACGCTCTACGTCACCCTGGAGCCCTGCAACCACCACGGGAGGACGCCGCCCTGCACGGAGGCGGTGCTGCGGGCAGGGGTGGCCCGGGTGGTGATCGCCGCCCCCGATCCCAACCCCGGCGTGAAGGGAGGCGGAGCCGAGAGGCTGCGCTCCGCAGGAGTTGAGGTCGTTACGGGCGTTTTGCAGAAGGAGAGCGAGGAACTGAACGCGGCCTACGTAAAGTACGTGACCACGGGCCTTCCCTTGGTCACCTTGAAGGTGGCCGCGACGGCGGACGGCAAGGTGGCCGCGCGGGGTGGCCTTTCACGCTGGATAACCGGGAAGGCGGCCCGCCGCCTGGTACACGAGATGAGGCGGGCCAGCGACGCGGTACTTGTGGGGCGGGGGACCGTAGAGGCCGATGACCCGGAGCTGACCGTGCGGCACGTGCCCCTGCGGGGAGCCCACCACCCGCTGCGCGTGGTGGTGGACTCGCGCCTCTCCATGAGCCTGGACCGCAAGCTGGCCCGCGGGGGCATCCCCAAGGTGGTGGTGGCCACCACGCGGGAACACGACGCGGCGAAGGCGGAGGAATTGCGCCGGCGGGGGGTGGAGGTCTGGGTCCTTGATTCCTCCCCGGATGGAGGCGTGGACCTCCTGGAACTCCTGAAGGCCCTGGGAAGGGCGGAGGTAGCGCACCTCCTGGTGGAGGGAGGGCCCTCTCTCCTGGCCTCCTTTATGCGGGAGGGACTGGCTGACCGGCTGGCCCTCTTCCTGGCGCCCCGGGTCTTCGGTGACCGCGAGGCCCGGTCCTGGGTGGAGGGGCTGCGGGTGGAGGATCCCTCGCGGGGGTTACCCCTCCGGTGGACGCGCCAGAGGCGCGTGGGTGAGGACCTCCTGCTGGAGGCGGAGGTAGTGAAGCCGGGAGGTGCGGAGGCGGCGGGAGGAGGCGATTGA
- a CDS encoding riboflavin synthase: MFTGIIEETGTVVEAAFSLQGGTLRISCPGLWKELVLGESVAVNGVCLTVTDTREGTFAADVSPESLQRSTLGGLRHGEVVNLERALRLDSRLGGHLVQGHVDGVGRIEEIREEGRGRTFFIGSPEDISVYLVEKGSVAVDGISLTVSGLRGTSFSVAVIPHTLAVTNLGRRRVGDAVNLEVDIIAKYVRSYLERGMSSPGEGDARSGGGDLYRKLVEGGFI; this comes from the coding sequence ATGTTCACGGGAATCATCGAGGAAACGGGCACGGTAGTCGAGGCCGCATTCTCCCTCCAGGGGGGGACCCTGCGCATCTCCTGCCCAGGTTTATGGAAGGAACTGGTATTGGGAGAGTCGGTGGCCGTCAACGGGGTGTGCCTTACGGTGACGGACACCCGTGAAGGCACCTTCGCTGCGGACGTCTCCCCGGAGAGCCTGCAGCGGAGCACCCTGGGTGGCCTGCGCCACGGGGAGGTGGTCAACCTGGAGAGGGCCCTGCGCCTGGATTCCCGCCTGGGCGGGCACCTGGTGCAGGGGCACGTGGACGGGGTGGGCAGGATAGAGGAGATACGGGAGGAGGGCAGGGGACGCACCTTCTTCATCGGCTCACCCGAGGATATATCCGTCTACCTGGTGGAGAAGGGATCGGTGGCCGTGGACGGTATAAGCCTCACCGTTAGCGGGCTGCGGGGGACGAGCTTCAGCGTGGCGGTCATCCCCCACACCCTGGCGGTCACCAACCTGGGACGACGCCGGGTGGGGGACGCGGTGAACCTGGAGGTGGACATCATCGCCAAGTACGTGCGCTCCTACCTGGAGCGGGGAATGTCCTCGCCGGGGGAGGGGGACGCGCGGTCCGGGGGCGGAGATCTCTACCGCAAGCTGGTGGAAGGCGGTTTCATCTGA
- the rpmI gene encoding 50S ribosomal protein L35, which yields MPKMKTHRGAAKRFEITGSGRIRRRKGYGSHLLVKKSSRRKRTYRVKQEVSPHDAFNVRKLLRLG from the coding sequence ATGCCCAAGATGAAGACCCACAGGGGCGCCGCCAAGCGCTTCGAGATAACCGGGAGCGGCAGGATAAGGCGACGGAAGGGATACGGAAGCCACCTGCTGGTGAAGAAGAGTTCCCGGCGAAAGCGCACCTATCGCGTGAAGCAGGAGGTCTCTCCGCACGATGCCTTCAACGTGAGGAAGCTCCTGCGGCTGGGCTGA
- a CDS encoding bifunctional 3,4-dihydroxy-2-butanone-4-phosphate synthase/GTP cyclohydrolase II, whose translation MEKRESETVIADEEEREERPFDTIEEAIEEIRAGRIIIVVDDEDRENEGDFVMAAEKVTPEAINFMAKYGRGLICMPCIASRLDELNIHPMVADNTSTHETAFTVSIGAKGKITTGISAYDRAVTIKTVLDPNTRPEDISKPGHVFPLRAREGGVLRRAGHTEAAVDLARLAGLYPAGVICEIMNEDGTMARVPQLVEIKKRFGLKMITIEDLIRYRNRKEKLVRRVAEVRMPTQYGEFTAIGYESLVDGRCHLALVKGEVAGQENVLVRVHSECLTGDVFGSLRCDCGLQLRKALQMIEEEGRGVLLYIIGHEGRGIGLPHKLRAYELQEEGKDTVEANLELGFPPDARDYGIGAQILQDLGLTTMRLLTNNPAKRVGLEGYGLKVVERIPLVVEPCEENYAYLKAKKEKLNHLLDI comes from the coding sequence ATGGAGAAGAGGGAAAGCGAGACCGTGATCGCGGATGAGGAAGAAAGAGAGGAGAGACCCTTCGACACCATAGAGGAGGCCATCGAGGAGATCCGGGCGGGCCGGATCATCATCGTGGTGGACGACGAGGACCGGGAGAACGAGGGCGATTTCGTGATGGCCGCGGAGAAGGTCACCCCGGAGGCCATCAACTTCATGGCCAAGTACGGCCGGGGCCTGATCTGCATGCCCTGCATCGCCTCCCGGCTGGACGAGTTGAACATCCACCCCATGGTGGCCGACAACACCTCCACCCACGAGACGGCGTTCACGGTGTCCATCGGCGCCAAGGGGAAGATAACCACCGGCATCTCCGCCTACGACCGGGCGGTCACCATCAAAACGGTCCTGGACCCCAACACCCGCCCGGAGGACATCTCCAAGCCGGGTCACGTCTTCCCCCTCAGGGCGCGGGAGGGCGGGGTACTGCGCCGTGCCGGGCACACCGAGGCCGCGGTAGACCTGGCCCGCCTGGCCGGGCTGTATCCCGCCGGTGTGATCTGCGAGATCATGAACGAAGACGGGACCATGGCCCGCGTGCCCCAGCTGGTGGAGATAAAGAAGCGCTTCGGCCTGAAGATGATCACCATCGAGGACCTGATCCGCTACCGTAACCGCAAGGAGAAGCTGGTGCGCCGGGTGGCCGAGGTGCGCATGCCTACCCAGTACGGCGAGTTCACGGCCATAGGCTACGAGTCCCTGGTGGACGGCAGGTGCCACCTGGCCCTGGTGAAGGGCGAGGTGGCTGGGCAGGAGAATGTGCTGGTAAGGGTGCATTCGGAATGCCTGACCGGGGATGTGTTCGGTTCCCTGCGCTGCGACTGCGGGTTGCAGCTGCGCAAGGCCCTCCAGATGATAGAGGAGGAAGGGCGGGGGGTGCTTCTCTACATCATCGGGCATGAGGGGAGGGGGATCGGCCTTCCTCACAAGCTGCGCGCCTACGAGCTGCAGGAGGAGGGGAAGGATACCGTGGAGGCCAACCTGGAGCTGGGATTCCCTCCCGACGCCAGGGATTACGGCATCGGCGCACAGATACTGCAGGACCTGGGGTTGACCACCATGCGCCTCCTGACCAACAACCCGGCCAAGAGGGTGGGGCTGGAGGGATACGGCCTGAAGGTGGTGGAGCGTATACCTCTGGTGGTGGAGCCCTGCGAGGAGAATTACGCCTACCTGAAGGCAAAGAAGGAGAAGCTGAACCACCTTCTGGATATCTGA
- the ribE gene encoding 6,7-dimethyl-8-ribityllumazine synthase codes for MASYEGHLVARGLRFAIVVSRFNEFISTRLLDGALDALKRHDADMDLVDVAWVPGSFEIPLVASRLAESGRYDAIICLGAVIRGSTPHFEYVAAEVSKGIARVNLEKGVPAAFGIITADSIEQAVERAGAKQGNKGWQAALTAVEMANLLKEIPS; via the coding sequence ATGGCCAGTTACGAAGGCCACCTGGTGGCCAGGGGATTGAGGTTCGCCATCGTAGTCAGTCGCTTTAACGAGTTCATAAGCACCCGGCTCCTGGACGGCGCCCTGGACGCCCTCAAGCGCCACGACGCGGACATGGACCTGGTGGACGTGGCCTGGGTGCCGGGTTCCTTCGAGATCCCCCTGGTGGCCTCCCGGCTGGCGGAGTCCGGGAGGTACGACGCCATCATCTGCCTGGGGGCGGTGATCCGCGGTTCCACCCCGCATTTCGAGTACGTGGCTGCGGAGGTCTCCAAGGGAATAGCCCGTGTCAACCTGGAGAAGGGGGTCCCCGCCGCCTTCGGCATCATCACCGCGGACAGCATCGAGCAGGCGGTGGAAAGGGCGGGCGCCAAGCAGGGCAACAAGGGTTGGCAGGCGGCGCTCACTGCGGTGGAGATGGCCAACCTGCTCAAGGAGATCCCCTCCTGA